Proteins from a genomic interval of Treponema brennaborense DSM 12168:
- a CDS encoding TetR/AcrR family transcriptional regulator: MNDVREPIQKRSIETKKKILDAGFALFCEKGYYKTNTIEIAKRAGISTGALYSYFKDKKQIYIAAFHDYLENISGHLLEKLSLQQPFSLASFVENWICYYIDLYADTSHALAQLRMMISEDTDINRHFSNFENEYFLKIKELLNKNGITQDDLFEKVYTCCILIDALRQEKSAFSHNGLDFNIFKDQVTKTVIVLLSS; this comes from the coding sequence ATGAATGATGTAAGAGAACCCATTCAAAAACGTTCTATTGAAACAAAGAAAAAAATACTAGATGCCGGGTTTGCCCTTTTTTGCGAAAAAGGATATTATAAAACCAATACAATTGAGATTGCCAAACGTGCTGGTATCTCAACAGGAGCGCTATATAGTTACTTTAAAGATAAGAAACAAATATACATTGCTGCTTTTCACGATTATCTTGAAAATATTTCAGGCCATTTACTTGAAAAATTAAGTTTGCAACAACCTTTTTCACTAGCTAGTTTTGTCGAAAATTGGATCTGTTATTATATTGACTTATATGCCGATACCAGTCACGCTCTGGCTCAGTTAAGAATGATGATATCAGAAGATACTGATATCAATCGTCATTTTTCCAATTTTGAAAATGAATATTTTTTAAAAATTAAAGAGCTATTAAATAAAAATGGCATAACGCAAGATGACTTATTTGAAAAAGTTTACACTTGCTGCATTTTAATTGATGCTCTTAGACAGGAAAAATCTGCATTTTCACACAACGGCTTAGACTTCAATATTTTTAAAGACCAAGTAACCAAAACTGTCATTGTATTATTGTCAAGTTGA